CCGCGTCCAGCTCACCGACGCCAAGGCGTCCTTCGAGGGCCACCTGCCGACGTACACCTCGCAGGCCGACGCCAAGGTCCCGGTCAAGCTGGCCGACGGCTCCGAGTTCGAGCTGGAGAACGGCGCGGTCACGATCGCCTCGATCACCTCCTGCACCAACACCTCCAACCCGTCGGTCATGATCGGCGCCGCGCTGCTGGCGAAGAAGGCCGTCGAGAAGGGCCTGACCCGCAAGCCGTGGGTCAAGACCACGCTCGCCCCGGGCTCCAAGGTCGTCACCGACTACTACGACAAGGCCGGGCTGACCCCCTACCTGGAGAAGGTCGGCTTCAACCTCGTCGGCTACGGCTGCGTGACCTGCATCGGCAACTCGGGCCCGATCATCCCCGAGGTCTCCGCCGCGGTGAACGACAACGACCTCGCCGTCGTCTCGGTCCTCTCCGGCAACCGCAACTTCGAGGGGCGCATCAACCCCGACGTGAAGATGAACTACCTCGCGTCGCCGCCGCTGGTCATCGCCTACGCCCTGGCCGGCAACATGAACATGAACCTCTTCGAGGACTCCCTCGGCAAGGACAAGGACGGCAACGACGTCTTCCTCAAGGACATCTGGCCGACCCCGGCCGAGGTCGAGGAGACCATCGCCACCGCCATCGACTCCGACATGTTCACCAAGGACTACGCCGACGTCTTCGCGGGCGACGAGCGCTGGCAGAACCTGCCGACCCCGACCGGTGACACGTTCACCTGGGACGAGGAGTCGACCTACGTCCGCAAGGCGCCCTACTTCGACGGCATGGAGAAGGCTCCCTCGCCGGTCTCGGACATCGAGGGTGCGCGCGTCCTGCTGAAGCTGGGCGACTCGGTCACCACCGACCACATCAGCCCCGCGGGCAACATCAAGAAGGACTCGCCCGCCGGTCGGTACCTGGTCGAGCACGGTGTCGAGCAGCGTGACTTCAACTCCTACGGCTCGCGCCGAGGCAACCACGAGATCATGATCCGCGGCACCTTCGCCAACATCCGGATCAGGAACAAGATCGCGGGCGCCGACGCCGAGCTCCCCGAGGGCGGCTACACCCGCGACTTCACCCAGGCCGACGGCCCGGTGTCGTTCGTCTACGACGCCGCGCAGAACTACGCCGCCGCCGGCACCCCGCTGGTGGTGCTCGGTGGCAAGGAGTACGGCTCCGGCTCCTCGCGTGACTGGGCCGCCAAGGGCACCTCGCTGCTGGGCGTCAAGGCGGTCATCACCGAGTCGTTCGAGCGCATCCACCGCTCCAACCTGATCGGTATGGGTGTCATCCCGCTGCAGTTCCCCGCGGGGCAGAGCGCCGACACCCTCGGCCTGACCGGTGAGGAGACCTTCTCGATCTCCGGCATCACCGCGCTCAACGAGGGCACGACGCCGAAGACGGTCAAGGTCACCACCGACACAGGTGTCGAGTTCGACGCGGTCGTCCGCATCGACACCCCCGGTGAGGCCAACTACTACCGCAACGGCGGCATCCTGCAGTACGTGCTCCGCCAGCTCGTCGGCAACTGACCGATCGGCTCGACTGCGAGACGATCGCAGAGCTGAGACCTGGTTTCGCTCGCAGGTCTCGTGCAAGCGCTCCTGTCAGGCTCCTGGCCTGACAGGGGCGCTTGTGTTCGGTGCTGGTCCGAGTGTCCGGTACGTCTCCGCCCGCCCGTCAGGGGTAGACCTGGACCTCGCCGCCGTCGACGAACAGCTCGCTGCCCGTGATGAAGCTGGACTGGTCCGATGCCAGGAAGAGCACGGCGTTGGCGATCTCCGCCGGGTCGGCGGCGCGCCGAAGCGGCGTGCTGCTCGCCATCTCGTCGAGGAGCACGCCCGCTCGCTCTGGGCTCTCGGCGAGGCCGCGGAGGCCCGGGGTGTCGGTGGGGCCGGGCACCAACGTGTTGACGCGCAGCCCGCGTGGCGCGAGCTCGGCAGCCCAGACCCGGCCGAACTGCCTGATGGCCGCCTTGGTGGCGGAGTAGACGCCGAAGCCGGCGGTGCCGCGGTGTGCTGAGCTGGAGCCGGTGAGCACGATGCTCCCGCCGTCGTTCAGCAGCGGGAGCGCCTTCTGGACGGTGAAGGCGGTGCCACGCAGGTTGATCCCGAAGGTGTGGTCGAAGGCCTCGGGCGTCAGCGTGTCGAGGGGTTGGTTCGCTTCGCCGCCGCCTGCGTTCGCGAAGAGGATGTCGAGGCGATCTCCGTCTGCGGCGATCCGGTCGAACAGCCTGTCGAGGTCATCCAGGTCGGAGACATCGTTCTGGATCGCGATGGCCTGGTCGCCCAGATTCTGGGCCGCGGCGTCGAGCACCTGCGTTCGGCGTCCGGTGAGGTAGACGCGCGCGCCCTCGGCGATGAAGCGCTCGGCCGTGGCGAGCCCGATGCCCGTGCTCGCGCCCGTGACCAAGGCTGTCTTGTCGGTGAGCTGACCCATGAGTAGTCGTCCTCGGTGGTGTGGTGGGTGAACCGCCGGTGCGGCGGGTGGTGACGGTCGGGGTCGCGTACGAAATCAGTTGTTGACCGTCCGGTCCACAATAGGCATAGTGGACCGAACGGTCAACAACTCGTATGCTGGGCGGATGGCAAGGCCACGGCAGTTCGACGAGGACACGGTGCTGCGCTCGGTCTGTGACCAGTTCTGGGACGCGGGCTACGCGGCGACCTCGCTCCAAGACCTCATGCGAGTCAGCGGCCTGGGTAAGGGGAGCCTCTACGCCGCCTTCGGCGACAAGCACGAGCTCTTCCTCCGGGTGCTGCGCCTCTACGTGGCATCGCTCGACCACGCGGTGCGTGGGGTGATCGACTCGGCTCCACGCGCGGTCGACGCGCTGCGTTCGTTCGTGATGATGCCGGTGGACGATCCCACGGGCGGGGCCGCCCGGCGCGGCTGTCTGCTCGCCAACAGCGCCACCGAGCTTGCTTCCGCCGACCCAGCCGTCGCCGCGGAGGCGCGGCGAGCCTACGAGGGGATCACAGCGGTGCTGACCGAGGGTGTGCGGCGGGCTCAGGTCGAGGGTGACCTGAGCGCCTCCGCCGACCCCGTCAGCCTCGCCCGGGCGCTGCTGACGACGCAGCAGGGCCTGACGTTCATGGGCCGCACCGGGATGGATGCCGAGACGCTGGAGGCCACCGCACACTCGCTGGCGGCCCAGCTTCTACCCACACGCTGATCCGTGGCCCGCGACGATCGAGCTCGGCCTGGGGTCAGGTCAAGGAGACGATCCGGGCTCGGCTGGCGTCGCTCAGGGCGGCGAGGAGGGCCTCTCCGGCATCGCCGTGATCCGAGGTGGCGGCAGCGATCTCGGTGACCGTGGGGTCGGGGAGGCCGGCGAGGATCGGGTCGACCACCGACGGCTCGTCAATGAAGAGCGCGAGCTGGAGGATGTCGCTGCCCGAGGCGCCCTCGACGACCTTCAGGGAGGTCTCGGCGCCGACGACGCCGGTGAACCTGGCCAGGGTCAGCAGGTGTCCCTGAGCCATCAGCCGGCGGCCGACCTCGATCACGAGCGAGCGGTCGAGCTTGTCGATGATGCCCGCGACGCGGCTCGGATCGAGGTGGACGGACAGGTCGGCGAGGAACTCCGGCCTCAGATGACCGGCCAGCTTGGCGGCATCGGACGGATCCATCACCGCGGCCACGCGTGCGCTGAGCATGGGCCCCATCGCGATCTCGGAGATCTTCGCGGTGACGGCAGCGGGCAGCTTGTTGCTGACCGCGGCCAGTCGCTTCACGCGGGCCTCGTGCCGGCTGAACATAGCGTGGGACACGATCGCCCGGAGATCGCGAAGATCATCGGGGGCGGTGGGGGAGAGGAAGGCGAGCTCGGTCTCCTCGACCCGCATCTCGTGGGCGAGCTTGGTGATCTCCAGCGAGCTGGTGAGCGCGGTCATCGGGCACCTCCGAGCATCTTCTGGACGACTCCACGCAGCATCTTCGGCACGAGCTTCAGCGCCTCGTCGAGGGAGGCCTCGAAGGCCTCGTCCTCGGCTCTCATCGCGTCGCGGAGCAGATCGTCGAAGCGACCCAGCTGCTGGTCGTCGTACGCCTCCAGGGGTGCGATCCGCGTAGCGGGCACTCCCAGCGTGGCAGCGAGCCGGTCGATTCCCTCACTCATCGATTCCTTCCCGCCGGTGAAGCGCCTTCGGCCCCCGGCGGCGCCACTATATGCGGGCCTGTGTCGGGTGTGGATAGTGTTTCGACATGCTCGTCGCCTTCTCGATCGCTCCCACCACGACCGACGACCCCGACGCCTCGGTCGCCGCCTCGGTGACCGAGGCGGTCCGCATCGTCCGTGAGTCCGGACTGCCCAACGAGACCAACGCCATGTTCACCAACCTCGAAGGCGAGTGGGACGAGGTGATGGGTGTCATCAAGCAGTGCGTGGACGCCGTCGCCGCGGTGTCGTCCCGGGTGAGCCTGGTCGTCAAGGCCGACATCCGGCCCGGCCACGAGGGCCAGCTGACGGCCAAGGTCGAGCGGGTCGAGTCGGCGCTGCGTCAGCGCTGACCCGGCCTGTCCGCTCGTGCGGGCCCACGCCTCAGACCTTCCAGCGCAGCGTGGAGATGCACGAGTCGAACGCGAACTTCCAGGCCTTCACCTTGTCGTCGTCGGCCGACATCTCGACCGGGCGACCGAACGAGGCGACGAACTGCAGGGCACGCTTCCGCCCTGATCCGGGAATCGGCGTCAGGTAGACCAGCGAGGTCTGGGCGATCGTGGCGTCCTGCATCGTCACCGTCTTCTCGCGCTCGTAACGCATGAACCGGACATCGCCGAACAACGGCGCCGCACCGAAGTCCCGCATGAGCGCCTTGATCGTGGTGTCCAGACTCTCGCCGGCCGCCGAGCGGCGCTCGGAGACGACGATCGAGCCCGGGATCACGACCTTGTCCTCGTCTGCTCCGGTGGCGGCGAAGAAGGCCAGCACACCTTCCTGCTTCATCTTCTCGTAGGACTCATCGATCATCGAGCGGACGGTGGCGTACAGGTCCGGGCGGTGCAGATCCATGAAGCGTCGCTTGATGCGAGCGTCCAGATGCGTCTTGTCCGCATCGCTGCCGCTGTGTCGCTCCCACCCAGGCAGCAGCTTGATCTCGAACTCGGGAACAGCGGCCGCTCCGCCGAGCAGGTCCTTGACCGACATTGAGGTGGTATCAGTAGCCATGTTCACTCGATTCTGCGTCCGACGAGCGACCCCAGCGGGCGCTCGGTGGCCTTGTTCGCCTGGCGGATCTTGATCAGCTTCCGCTCGGCGAGCTTGGTCAGGGCTGCTGCGCGCTGCGCCAGCAGCGTGTTGCGGTCGTCGTCGCTCAGCGCGGTGAGGTCGACGTCGGGAAAGGGGGCTGTGGAGCCCGCGACGAGAAAGAGGAGGAGCCCGATCAGCGACACGACCAGGGCGGCGAGCACCACGATCGTCACCGAGCCGCCTTCCAGCTGGCCGGGTCGAGCCCAGAGCTGGATCAGAGTGAGGATCGAGCACACCGCGACCGCACCGGCACGGATGAGGTCGCTCTCGACCGACCGCCGACCCAGCCGCACCCAGCCGGCGATGTGCACCAGCTGGCACAGCGCGGCGATCGAGAACGTCACGACCGCGATCATGTTCTCGGTCGAGGAGCCAAAGTCGTAGTCGCGGTAGCCACGGCCGAAGAAGCCGCCTGCCCAGAAGGACGTCATCCCCAGGATCGGCGAGAACATCGAGATCACGGCGAAGGCCTTGAACGCCATCGACCGCTCCCCGAGGAACGCCCAGCAACCACGACTACGGTGGCGCCGGTCGAGGACGAAACCAGCTCGGTCGAGGACGGCCTGCTCCGCGTCGCTGGGTTCGTGCGGCTCGGTCGCGCCGACCGACGCCGCCCACGCTGTGGCGTCCTTATGCAGAGTCATCGAGCGGTGCCCACTCCTCGATGTCGGTGCGGGCGAGACCGTCGAACGGTTCGCCCACGAAGAGACTCCCGTCCGGGCGCCTCAGCTCCAGCGTCTGCAGGAGGGACTGGAGGCCACCGAGCATGTGCATGAACCAGTCGGCAGGCACCGGATCGACGGAGACGACGACGGAGTCGGAGCCCTGGTTGAAGACCCAGCTCGCGCTGACGAACGGCATCGAACCGTTGCCGCCGTCCATGGCGACCTCGGCACTCTGCACGCACTGGGCACCGGAGCCGATGAGCGCACCGTCGTAGCGGATCACGTCGAAGTCGGCCTCCGTCCACAGCGCCAGGGAGACCGTCGGGAGGACACGTACGTGGACGCCGACGGCAGCCGGGACCTGGACCGGCCAGTAGAGAAGACTCAAGGCCTCCTGCGGGGCTCGCATCTGCTGCGCCGCGGTCAGGATCTGGCTGATCTCCGCGCGGACCTCCGGCCCGGTCTCGCCCTGCCAGAAATCCTCGACCTCCGCGATCGCCACGTCGGGCCATGGCTGGCCCGAGTCGTTGCCAGGCGGCGGCACCTCGACCCAGCCGGGGGTGGCGACGTCGGTGGCCACGTGCCACTGGGTCGTCTCGTCTCGCCGGCCCGCGCCGGCTCCGGAATCAGCCATGGCGGACATCACGACCACGGGAGGGTGATGATGTTGGCCGGGAACTCTGACTTCCAGTTCTCCGCGTCGCTGCCCGCTTCACCCGCGATCAGGTAGCCCCAGTTGTTGTAGGTGAACAGCTGGCCGGCGGTGCCGTGGAAGACCTCCCACTTGCCCTTGGTGTTCTTGAAGCCCTCCCAGCCGCCTCTGAAGGCCCCCGGGACGACACCGCTGACCTCGTCCGCGGTCTTGCCGGTGAGCGAGCTCACGCCGATGTCCTTCAACGTCTTGAATCCGAACGGCTTGGAGAAGTCGAACTGCTGCACGAAGGAGCGCCCGAACGACTTCCCGAACCCGGTGGCACCGCCGACGAACTTGCCGCTCCACTTACCGAAGGTGCCCGCGCCGCGGGCGGCACCGTAGGTGAAGCCCTTCGACATGGCGGTGCCTATTCGGCTGATGTTTCCCACCGGTATCACCGCCAGGGCCGCGAAGATGACATCGGTCCACTCGCCTTCTCCTGCGGCGGCCTGGATGAACTTCCCGACCAGAGTCACGGCGGAGACGATCAGAGCGAGCGCCGCGAACGGGCCGGCGAAGATGATGGCCAGCACACCGAGTGCGAGAGCGATCCACTCCAAGACCTCGAGAAACTTCGAGAGGAACTCCCAGAAGCCGTCCTTGATCGAGCCGGAGAGCCCGTCGGAGATGCCGTCGACCGCCTCGTCGAAGCCTTCTTCCCAGGCGTCGTACCAGGTGTCGAAGCGCTCGGCCTCGTTCTCCCAGTTGTCGTAGGCGTCCTTCTTGGCCTGGTTCTCGCCGGCCTCCTGCTCGGTGGTGTCGCCCTCGCCCGAGCCGTCACCCTCCTTGGCGAGGCTCTCGTCCTTGTCGCCAGGAAGGGTCGCGTAGATGTTCCAGAGATCGGCGCAACTGGCGGCCGAGCCGTCGATCCGCGGCTTGTTGGTCTCGAGCATCTCGCCGTACTTGACGATCACCGGGCCCACCGGCTTGTAGAGGTCGGCGGCCTCCTCCAGCGTCTCGTACGAGTCGTCGATGGACTCCTGGAGCGACTCGACCGCCTTGCCGGCCTGCGCCTCGCCGGCGAAGCTGTTCTCCTTGATCTCCCGCAGCGTGACCGCCGCGGTGTCCATCATCTCGCCGAGCTCTGTGATCTTGTTGCCACGGTCGATGACCCCCGAGGGGTTGCCCTCGACCGACCTGATCTCGCGCCCCTTCGGGGAGCTCGGCATACCGCCAGCCATGATTGTTCCTTTCCGAGAAGAGCGATGAGACGGGACAGGTCGCCCTACGGTTTCTTGGGTTCGAAGGCAAGGCCTGCCTCGGTGTCCCACTCCCCGAAACCGTCGATGATGTCCTTGAGGTGCTTGCCGACCTTCTCAAGGCTGTCCTTGAGCTCGTCGCGTTTGATGTCCCAACGCTCCTCGAAGTCCCTGGCCTTGCTGCGCAGCGTGGACATGTCGAAGGGGTCGCCGATGTCGGACTCCAGCTCTTCGGAGTTGCCCGAGGCGTTCTCGAACTCCTCGACGATCGCGTCGATCGAGGTCTTCACCTTCTCGAGCTCTGACATCTTGATGAAGACGTCTGGCATGGCCTGATCCTTACTCGTTGCCGGAGAACGCCGTCGTGAGGTCTCGGCGCGGCGATTGTGGGCTCACAGAGGTGGTGGGCCAGCGCTGCTGGCCCACCACGTCACCGGAGAGAGGATCAGCCGCCGGCGAGCTGGCTGTCGAGGTCCTGGATGGCCGTGGCCATGTCGCGCAGCGACTGAGCCATGTCCTCGACACCACCGATGGCGTCCTTGAGACCCGTGGTCATCTCGGTGTAGCCGTCCTGGAACTTGCCCGAAGCCTTCTCGGTCTTGAACCCGTCCTGAACGAGCTCGTCGACGTAGCCCTGGCACTCGTCAAGAGCGGACTCGATGGTGTCCTTGCCCTGGTCGAGCTTGTCGGCCGCACCGGTCATCTCGTCGTATGTTGCACCGAAGTCAGTCATCGATCATTACCTTCCCGAGGTCTGTCACTACGTCACGCCCTGGCGAGGGCGAGCGCAACGTTAGTGCACGGAGTCGGCCTGCGGGAGAGACACGGACGTGCCGGTTGCCATGTTCACCAGTTCGTAATGTCGGCGGCGGGGCGAGGCCGGATCACCGACCTCGCCCCGCCGCGTCGTACGACCGGACCTAGAGGCCCCGGGCCATCGCTTCCTGCCCGGTCTTGATGGCCTCGCGGATGCGGGAGTAGGTGCCGCAGCGGCAGACGTTGCGGATGGTGTCGAGGTCGGCCTCGGAGATCGCTCGTCCCTCCTTGCGTACCTTGTTGACCAAGGCCACCGCGGCCATGATCTGGCCGGGCTGGCAGTAGCCGCACTGGGCGACGTCGTGCTCGAGCCAGGCATCCTGCATCGGATGCAGACCGTCACCGGGTGCGGTGTCGGCGAGCCCCTCGATGGTGGTGATCTTGTCGTCGGCGCTGATGTCGGAGACACGGACCGAGCACGGGTTGAAGGCCTTGCCGTTGATGTGGCTGGTGCAGGCCTTGCAGACGTTGATGCCGCAGCCGTACTTGGGTCCGGTGACACCGAGCACGTCGCGCAGCACCCACAGGATGCGTACGTCGTCCTCGACGTCGACGGTGACGGTCTCGCCGTTGAGCTGGAAGGTGTGTGAAGGCATTGGGGGACCTCAGAACGTGTGGGAGAGGCCGTCGGTCGGCGACTCGGGGACGGACGGGACGAAGGGCTTGGGCTCGAAGTGGAGCGGCTCGCGGAAGTTGATCGGGAACTCCGTCGGCATCTCACCGGTGGCACGGCCGTAGGCACAGGCGACGGCCGCCATCGAGGCGGCGACGCCTGCCTCTCCGACACCGCCGGGCTGGCTGCCGTGCGATTCCATCACCTCGCACTGGAAGTCGAACGGGGTGTTCCACTGACGGGTGTAGGCCGAGTTGTCCCAGCTGGCTTCGAGGAACTGGCCGTCGACCAGGTGGTTGCTGTAGGTCAGCGCCTGGCACATGCCGTCGGAGAAGCCGCCCATCATCTGCGCCTTGACCCCCATCGGGTTGATCACCACGCCGACATCGGCGACGACGACGGCCTTGGTGACCCGCGGGCCGGTGACGGCGTCGCGCACCTCACGGTTGACCGTCTCGGGGCGGCAGTCGAGCTCGACGAGCACGGCGGTCGCGCCCTTGTACTCCTTGTGGATGGCGATGCCCTGTGCGGTGCCGGCCGGCATCGTGCGGCCCCAGTCACCGAGCTCGGCGGCCCGGTCGAGCACCTTCTTGACCACGTCGCTCTTGAGGTAGCGGCGCCGGAAGGCAACCGGGTCCAGCTTCATCTTCTTGGCGAGCTGGTCGACCATCAGCTCGCTGGCGGTGGCGACGTCAGGGGAGTAGATGTTGCGCACCGAGCTGGTGTTGAACCGGTCGACCGAGGGTTTCGGCTCGTTGAGCAGCTGGGTGATGACCCCGAAGTTGTAGGGCAGCTCGGTGGCGAGCATGAAGATCGACTCCGAGAAGCTCAGGTTCGACAGGCCGGTCGGAAGCGCGGCCGCCTCCGCGGTCAGCCGCTCGCCGAGTCCGTGGGTGAAGTCGGTGGCCACGCTGGCGTGACGCTGCTCGAAGGTGAGCACACCCCCGGCCAGGGTCGTGGCCCGGATCCGGGAGACCGACATCGGGTGCACGCGGCCC
The sequence above is drawn from the Nocardioides albertanoniae genome and encodes:
- a CDS encoding flagellar protein FlgN, with translation MPDVFIKMSELEKVKTSIDAIVEEFENASGNSEELESDIGDPFDMSTLRSKARDFEERWDIKRDELKDSLEKVGKHLKDIIDGFGEWDTEAGLAFEPKKP
- a CDS encoding thiamine-binding protein, whose product is MLVAFSIAPTTTDDPDASVAASVTEAVRIVRESGLPNETNAMFTNLEGEWDEVMGVIKQCVDAVAAVSSRVSLVVKADIRPGHEGQLTAKVERVESALRQR
- a CDS encoding WXG100 family type VII secretion target; its protein translation is MTDFGATYDEMTGAADKLDQGKDTIESALDECQGYVDELVQDGFKTEKASGKFQDGYTEMTTGLKDAIGGVEDMAQSLRDMATAIQDLDSQLAGG
- a CDS encoding TetR/AcrR family transcriptional regulator — its product is MARPRQFDEDTVLRSVCDQFWDAGYAATSLQDLMRVSGLGKGSLYAAFGDKHELFLRVLRLYVASLDHAVRGVIDSAPRAVDALRSFVMMPVDDPTGGAARRGCLLANSATELASADPAVAAEARRAYEGITAVLTEGVRRAQVEGDLSASADPVSLARALLTTQQGLTFMGRTGMDAETLEATAHSLAAQLLPTR
- a CDS encoding protein TPRXL is translated as MATDTTSMSVKDLLGGAAAVPEFEIKLLPGWERHSGSDADKTHLDARIKRRFMDLHRPDLYATVRSMIDESYEKMKQEGVLAFFAATGADEDKVVIPGSIVVSERRSAAGESLDTTIKALMRDFGAAPLFGDVRFMRYEREKTVTMQDATIAQTSLVYLTPIPGSGRKRALQFVASFGRPVEMSADDDKVKAWKFAFDSCISTLRWKV
- the acnA gene encoding aconitate hydratase AcnA, which translates into the protein MNVTVDASKEMNALASKDSFGAKSTLDVDGKSYEIFRLDAVKGEGLDVASLPFSLKVLLENLLRTEDGANITADDIKALAGWDQTAEPDKEIQYTPARVIMQDFTGVPCIVDLATLREAAADLGGDPTKINPLSPAEMVIDHSVIAEVFGTPEAFEKNVEIEYERNRERYQFLRWGQTAFEDFKVVPPGTGIVHQVNIEHLARTVYTREVDGELQAYPDTCVGTDSHTTMVNGLGVLGFGVGGIEAEAALLGQPVSMLIPRVVGFKLHGDLPEGSTATDLVLTITEMLRKHGVVGKFVEFYGAGVTALPLANRATIGNMSPEFGSTIAIFPVDEETINYMRLTGRSEEQLALVEKYAKEQGLWHDPDAEPRFSETLELDLSTVVPSIAGPKRPQDRVQLTDAKASFEGHLPTYTSQADAKVPVKLADGSEFELENGAVTIASITSCTNTSNPSVMIGAALLAKKAVEKGLTRKPWVKTTLAPGSKVVTDYYDKAGLTPYLEKVGFNLVGYGCVTCIGNSGPIIPEVSAAVNDNDLAVVSVLSGNRNFEGRINPDVKMNYLASPPLVIAYALAGNMNMNLFEDSLGKDKDGNDVFLKDIWPTPAEVEETIATAIDSDMFTKDYADVFAGDERWQNLPTPTGDTFTWDEESTYVRKAPYFDGMEKAPSPVSDIEGARVLLKLGDSVTTDHISPAGNIKKDSPAGRYLVEHGVEQRDFNSYGSRRGNHEIMIRGTFANIRIRNKIAGADAELPEGGYTRDFTQADGPVSFVYDAAQNYAAAGTPLVVLGGKEYGSGSSRDWAAKGTSLLGVKAVITESFERIHRSNLIGMGVIPLQFPAGQSADTLGLTGEETFSISGITALNEGTTPKTVKVTTDTGVEFDAVVRIDTPGEANYYRNGGILQYVLRQLVGN
- a CDS encoding SDR family NAD(P)-dependent oxidoreductase; the protein is MGQLTDKTALVTGASTGIGLATAERFIAEGARVYLTGRRTQVLDAAAQNLGDQAIAIQNDVSDLDDLDRLFDRIAADGDRLDILFANAGGGEANQPLDTLTPEAFDHTFGINLRGTAFTVQKALPLLNDGGSIVLTGSSSAHRGTAGFGVYSATKAAIRQFGRVWAAELAPRGLRVNTLVPGPTDTPGLRGLAESPERAGVLLDEMASSTPLRRAADPAEIANAVLFLASDQSSFITGSELFVDGGEVQVYP
- a CDS encoding (2Fe-2S)-binding protein; this encodes MPSHTFQLNGETVTVDVEDDVRILWVLRDVLGVTGPKYGCGINVCKACTSHINGKAFNPCSVRVSDISADDKITTIEGLADTAPGDGLHPMQDAWLEHDVAQCGYCQPGQIMAAVALVNKVRKEGRAISEADLDTIRNVCRCGTYSRIREAIKTGQEAMARGL